A section of the Primulina eburnea isolate SZY01 chromosome 1, ASM2296580v1, whole genome shotgun sequence genome encodes:
- the LOC140812073 gene encoding uncharacterized protein isoform X1 — protein sequence MHVSIDSAVDELAHLPFPIPHECATVGDAVGAHVAWPAQFVVIQDEKPQKKKIVDHRNKIGLSSSVPRSLHLLYCYCKRALTDEQNLSLAFDHDLFDESSELFLHLEDIIPFYSLDPISANCIVVYMWHLNKKMKEDNMTDMFRFVNPHTIPYMPYVSKLYRNAKIEHLNERASVLAERLSVASTNQLVLVPHNVGYHWILTVIDPYKEMVYLLDSLSHRNRYNDWKYVVDMSVRLFNSNKERKGKKQAIWEVVKGPRQPDLKQCGFYVMRFMREMIEKNATGEKNSISSIFMKNEYSKEEIDEVRSEWAECIQDYIYE from the exons ATGCACGTATCCATTGATAGTGCTGTGGACGAATTAGCACATTTGCCATTTCCGATTCCTCACGAATGTGCTACTGTTGGTGATGCTGTTGGAGCCCATGTAGCTTGGCCAGCACAATTCGTAGTAATTCAAGATGAG AAGCCTCAGAAGAAGAAAATTGTGGACCACAGAAATAAGATTGGTTTGTCTTCAAGTGTGCCCAGATCTTTGCATCTTCTGTACTGTTATTGTAAACGTGCTCTAACCGATGAACAAAATTTATCATTGGCTTTTGATCATGATTTGTTTGACGAGAGTTCCGAACTATTTCTGCACCTTGAAGACATCATTCCTTTCTACAGTTTGGATCCAATATCAGCCAATTGTATAGTTGTGTACATGTG GCATCTGAATAAAAAGATGAAAGAAGACAACATGACTGACATGTTCAGATTTGTCAATCCACACACGATCCCATACATGCCATATGTATCCAAACTTTACAGAAACGCAAAAATCGAACACTTGAACGAAAGAGCAAGTGTTTTGGCAGAAAGACTAAGTGTTGCATCAACAAATCAACTAGTTTTAGTGCCGCATAATGTTGG TTATCATTGGATTCTTACCGTCATCGATCCTTACAAGGAGATGGTTTATTTGTTGGATTCACTTAGTCATCGAAACCGTTACAATGACTGGAAATATGTGGTGGATAT GAGTGTAAGATTGTTTAATTCTAATAAGGAAAGGAAAGGGAAAAAACAAGCTATATGGGAAGTAGTAAAG ggTCCACGACAACCAGATTTGAAACAATGTGGTTTTTATGTTATGAGATTTATGAGAGAAATGATTGAAAAAAATGCTACCGGTGAGAAGAACTCGATATCTTCAATT TTCATGAAAAATGAGTATTCCAAGGAAGAGATTGATGAAGTGCGATCCGAGTGGGCGGAATGCATACAAGACTATATTTACGAATAG
- the LOC140812073 gene encoding uncharacterized protein isoform X2, with the protein MHVSIDSAVDELAHLPFPIPHECATVGDAVGAHVAWPAQFVVIQDEVNKKKIVDHRNKIGLSSSVPRSLHLLYCYCKRALTDEQNLSLAFDHDLFDESSELFLHLEDIIPFYSLDPISANCIVVYMWHLNKKMKEDNMTDMFRFVNPHTIPYMPYVSKLYRNAKIEHLNERASVLAERLSVASTNQLVLVPHNVGYHWILTVIDPYKEMVYLLDSLSHRNRYNDWKYVVDMSVRLFNSNKERKGKKQAIWEVVKGPRQPDLKQCGFYVMRFMREMIEKNATGEKNSISSIFMKNEYSKEEIDEVRSEWAECIQDYIYE; encoded by the exons ATGCACGTATCCATTGATAGTGCTGTGGACGAATTAGCACATTTGCCATTTCCGATTCCTCACGAATGTGCTACTGTTGGTGATGCTGTTGGAGCCCATGTAGCTTGGCCAGCACAATTCGTAGTAATTCAAGATGAGGTAAAT AAGAAGAAAATTGTGGACCACAGAAATAAGATTGGTTTGTCTTCAAGTGTGCCCAGATCTTTGCATCTTCTGTACTGTTATTGTAAACGTGCTCTAACCGATGAACAAAATTTATCATTGGCTTTTGATCATGATTTGTTTGACGAGAGTTCCGAACTATTTCTGCACCTTGAAGACATCATTCCTTTCTACAGTTTGGATCCAATATCAGCCAATTGTATAGTTGTGTACATGTG GCATCTGAATAAAAAGATGAAAGAAGACAACATGACTGACATGTTCAGATTTGTCAATCCACACACGATCCCATACATGCCATATGTATCCAAACTTTACAGAAACGCAAAAATCGAACACTTGAACGAAAGAGCAAGTGTTTTGGCAGAAAGACTAAGTGTTGCATCAACAAATCAACTAGTTTTAGTGCCGCATAATGTTGG TTATCATTGGATTCTTACCGTCATCGATCCTTACAAGGAGATGGTTTATTTGTTGGATTCACTTAGTCATCGAAACCGTTACAATGACTGGAAATATGTGGTGGATAT GAGTGTAAGATTGTTTAATTCTAATAAGGAAAGGAAAGGGAAAAAACAAGCTATATGGGAAGTAGTAAAG ggTCCACGACAACCAGATTTGAAACAATGTGGTTTTTATGTTATGAGATTTATGAGAGAAATGATTGAAAAAAATGCTACCGGTGAGAAGAACTCGATATCTTCAATT TTCATGAAAAATGAGTATTCCAAGGAAGAGATTGATGAAGTGCGATCCGAGTGGGCGGAATGCATACAAGACTATATTTACGAATAG